The window taactcttatttagttgaccgctctcagtttgtactggtcgaaggctttagatctgcttgtttttcacccacctccggagttcctcagggctctaacttgggcccccttctctttaacgttttcgctaatgacttgatctccaccctcaattgctctcggttagcatatgctgatgacctaaagcttttccataggattgactctatagcagattgtggtctacttcaagagaacatcaatactgtacaccattggtgcactttgaaccggcttaaccttaatgtttccaagtgtaatgtggccagctactttcgtatcaaaagtccaattgcctttaattactcagttaatggagagtctctggcaaggtctacctgtttcaaggatcttggagtcacctttgaccaaaaattttcttttatcctccacatcgaagatactgtttctagagctactcacatgctaggctttattattagaaattgcaaactttttttgaacactgccactgccaaaacgctctactatgcatttgttagatccaggctggactactgctccctcatttggtctcctatttacaaccagcacattcacctattagaatcagtccaacggcgattccttaaatgtttggcatttaaggatgatggagtctatcctccaaggggttttgaccataacctgctgctctctagatatactgaacggtcacttgcgaagaggagagaaatgcattcggtgaaattcttgtttaatttacttaaccataaaattgactgcccatcccttttgcaaaggatttgctttcatataccacgcccaggatccagacagtgtccagcttttaacttggacacagccaggtccaacattctgtaccagagtcctattcactttatgtgtcaaaactttaacactattgctgattcttgtgacattcaccatgacgATTTGGCACTTATCTTGaatcacctgcgtatggtcggtggggaaggctaggttatttaatttttagttatttagtttttagcttgaatacatttatttactcatttttttttggtcttttgatttaaattaattcttgattcttatcctaatttagtgttgattttttattatttattttctcaagttcactactttttttttttattatatagcaattcttttatagttcttttatagtttatgaatctaatacaattcatgcattcgtacatttatatatttaattgattttcctgtaactgggtatatgtaacctgttggaaataaagcttattattataacgtggctgatactattaacgctgatctgaacgtaataaatcaattttcaaaagagcataaCCTTGTTAAtattaatcctaataaaacaaaaatggttttgttttcaaaccgaggatcacataaaaatataatggaaactgttcacattcaattggataacgaaactattttgttctctGATACTGTGAAGGTTCTGGGAGTTAAAATAGACAATTCTTTAAGGTATAAAGAACATGTTGATACTCTTCTGCAGAGGTGTTATTTGCGCATCCGTACGCTTTATaccaataaacacattttaaattttaaaactaggaaaaaactggtagtggctcttgttttatctattctaaattactgccttatagtttattatccttgcttagaccaaataaatcgttaccgcctgcaacgcgtgcagaatacttgctgtagatttatttttaacctcggaaagtttgatcatgtatcagactctatacttcagttgaggtggttaacgctaccttacctattcaaattcttcacttctacttttctttatcgattataTCGCTCGTGCGCGGGTAAAGGGGTATAATGTCAAAAGTAttagttttgagaaaattagcTTGGTAAGTATTGTCCGGTTCAATTTTTGGGATAActtccttaaaataaataatacaaaaatgattttttttccagagctatttattttaatagggtTAATGTTCGGATaacattacaaagaaaaaaatatccatttcgcagaaaaaaaaaactaattatacctctttacacaaaaaaacataagatGTTTCTCTTTACTCTATATTATCTTCGTCAATTTCTTCTATATCAGGCAAAATTTCATGAAGATCCTTCTGGGTGGGAAGGCCTTTGTAGAATTCGTGGAACACGTTGTCTATATAGGGCAATAGATCTATaaggtttttctttttctcctcTGTAATGGGGTTTGGAAATTGACACTTAGGGATTGCTGAGACTGGTATCTCCTTAGTTTGTCCACGTCTTGAAAAGTCCATTTCATGAAAGGGAGCTATGTAACTCAAagaagttttataataaaatgtccatttctttttttcaaatcttagCCATTTCACATTTTTCCAAACAAAATGGTTTCCTTCCTCATCCTTTTTCTTTACTTGAAATACTTTCTTGAGCAGGTCTGAGAAACTATAGAAATGTTCCCTGTTCATCTCAATAACTTGGAACTTATTATTTGCCTGTCCACATAACCGCACTAGTTGAAACCAATCACGCGGATGATTTATTGGATATTCAtacttctttttctttctctcAATGACAGAATGATCGGAGTCACACTCCATATGAGTGTGACCGGGAACCAAAAATTTATGATCCACACTTTCCAGATGAGTCAGCTGCATAAGAACTAGAAACATTGCTACAACATGGGAATTTTTATTCTGACCTCCGCAAGTGTCAGAATAAAGTGTAACATGCTTTATTTCAGGAGGCAAAGATAAAAGTTCTCGAAATACGCAAGACGCTACCTGATTTGCACCCCGTCCAGAAATGGTCTCGTACCACATGCAACAGAtcgcttgtttttttttacattcgtGCATGGTCAGGTTGTAGGTCCacagttttcttttataaaaggcaaCAGAGGCAGTTAGATCTGGGGTTGGTAGGCACTGTTGAAGATCAAACACGTATACAAGTTTAGTCTCATCCTGTTTTGCAAGGTCTTTGTCTTGTCTTTTCGAATCAAAAGCCGCCTGAGCTTCATCTAGATGTGACTGCAGTTCAGTTTTTAACCTACTCAAGGTTTCACTGTTTTTCTCATTGCGAAtcaaaatgttcaatttttcaCACGTAGCGCATGTGTCTTTctggaacttttttattttaatgcccATTTCGTGAAAAACATGTTCATAAATCTTACGACTTACGGGCTTATTATTTGGCGGGACCCAAATTTTATATTCTTCATAAAGACGTATCAACGTGTAAAATGAAGGTAAAAATCGTTTTTCGGAATTCCTCCTACAATAATGGCTTTCGTAGGTTGGAATGGAAGCTATGTGATCTTTTACTAGCTGCAAACTGTTTTCACTTATTTTGTTTGGAGGCTCTTTACGACCTCTTTTATCTTTTTCACATATTCCTGTTgagttcatttttaataatacagtcgttataaatttattagaaatatcgAAGGTTTTTTCAAAGCACCCTTTACAAACTTGAATCAACTCGCCATTAACTTTCAAATGAAAAACGTTAACACAGTCTCGCTTTTTCTTCCTTTCTGACGTTATTGCTGTTTTCTTTCTTTGTTTCGTAATAAGACTTGCGGTATAGGCAACCCTCTCGTCAAAGTCGCCAATTGACCAGAAATAATCAAAAAGCATGTCCAACTGAACATCATCTACTTTACTACAACATCCATTCCTACAAGAGCATAAAGGTCTTCTCTCTCTTTTTCTGATAAGTTTCCCCTTGCTGGTAGTATATTCCCTACCCAAAtttctgtttgtttttcttaacTTTCTTTTCTCCCTGGTTTCTTCCTTTACTGTTTTCCGACCTCgcctattttctttaataacattTTCCACTTGACCCGCCGaattgttgtttttcttttttattttatctgcaAGTTGCTGTAGATTAACCATATCAGAATCTGAACTTTCTGACTCTGGGGCGTAGTCTTTATCCTTATCGCTGTCGTCACAATCGCCAGGATCATCACCTAATTGTTCGTTACCTGGTGATGGCAGAACCTCTGAAATTAAACAATGAcctacaattaatttttttattgccataTTATCATGAATTTTACTTCTTTATTCTAGTTTTCAAATAGCTAGTAAATGGTATAAACTAACCGGCTTGAACAAAACATCATTCAAAAAAGTAGAATGGGGaagtaacattttattttttgatacgtAAAATAGTTTCCACAGTTCAAAATGCTGTATCAAACATTTACCTAACTCGTCTCAAATTCccgaaataatttcaaattctaTTTGACACCAAagaatatctataaattgaaagCAAATTTAATCATATTTACCGTGTATAGATGACACATCATCCTCAAAATACGGTGTTGTAGATAAAGGAACATTATGCAAAGTAACGAATTCCTTCTTATTAGATTGCTCTGACATCTCTGTTAAAACATCCTGTGAAGTAGATGGTATCTGGTCTATGACATTGGTGCTTGTACAACAAATCTCTTGCCAAGTCTGCttacctataaaaatattaataacagaaATTAATTCGATATAAAATACAGTACCTTAAATTTTAGTGACTTGGCACGCTGTATTTGACTTTTAGTATATGGATAAAAAAATAGTAGGTATGTAgctaaaaaaatacagactaaacctagtaaaaaatttaaaataatttaacatctTTTATAATCGACAACAATATACTGAAATAAtagtattaatttaaagcaattttaaattttagatctgTGCGCGGGTAAAGAAGTACAAGTCCCAAATCCCAGAAACGGTACAGTATTATTAGTGAAAGAACAATAATTGCGTATTAAACataaaagcataatttaatatttgagctGAACTTACCATCCTCAACGGCACAAAGATTATCAAATCTATTTTCTTTGCACATATCAatcattaattttgttctttttgaaGCCATAACCTCACTTAAACTAATGACAAAACTATGCACTTTAACCCAAACAGGACGTTCTATAGTCTTCTTTGCCTGTTCTGGCAGGGTTCTAGAACTTATTTAAGCAACCAAAGGTTTCTAAACTTGTTTAAAACCAAATTATGTCGATTATTTTGCTAAGCATTCAACACGCCATGCgtcattaaaaatatgtaaacaaaaat of the Anthonomus grandis grandis chromosome 3, icAntGran1.3, whole genome shotgun sequence genome contains:
- the LOC126733797 gene encoding uncharacterized protein LOC126733797 is translated as MSEQSNKKEFVTLHNVPLSTTPYFEDDVSSIHEVLPSPGNEQLGDDPGDCDDSDKDKDYAPESESSDSDMVNLQQLADKIKKKNNNSAGQVENVIKENRRGRKTVKEETREKRKLRKTNRNLGREYTTSKGKLIRKRERRPLCSCRNGCCSKVDDVQLDMLFDYFWSIGDFDERVAYTASLITKQRKKTAITSERKKKRDCVNVFHLKVNGELIQVCKGCFEKTFDISNKFITTVLLKMNSTGICEKDKRGRKEPPNKISENSLQLVKDHIASIPTYESHYCRRNSEKRFLPSFYTLIRLYEEYKIWVPPNNKPVSRKIYEHVFHEMGIKIKKFQKDTCATCEKLNILIRNEKNSETLSRLKTELQSHLDEAQAAFDSKRQDKDLAKQDETKLVYVFDLQQCLPTPDLTASVAFYKRKLWTYNLTMHECKKKQAICCMWYETISGRGANQVASCVFRELLSLPPEIKHVTLYSDTCGGQNKNSHVVAMFLVLMQLTHLESVDHKFLVPGHTHMECDSDHSVIERKKKKYEYPINHPRDWFQLVRLCGQANNKFQVIEMNREHFYSFSDLLKKVFQVKKKDEEGNHFVWKNVKWLRFEKKKWTFYYKTSLSYIAPFHEMDFSRRGQTKEIPVSAIPKCQFPNPITEEKKKNLIDLLPYIDNVFHEFYKGLPTQKDLHEILPDIEEIDEDNIE